One Alphaproteobacteria bacterium genomic window, GCATCGGTTGTTGTGGCCGAACAATTGGCCGGGTCTGAGATGGCATTCACTGCAAAAATGACCGAAAAAGCACGCAGTATTGGAATGGAACAGTCCACGTTTGGTAATGCAAGTGGCCTGCCCGATCCGAATAATTTAATGACCAGTCGCGAATTGGCGATATTGGCAGAACATCTGATATCAGATTATCCAGACATTTATCCAATGTTTGCAACAAAACGGTTTGAATTTAAAGAACACAAAACCGATTGGTGTCGCGAATGGGGGCGAACACACACATTGAACTATAATAAATTATTGTTCAATATGCGTGGCGCAGACGGCATGAAAACAGGTCACACAAGTGACGGCGGATATGGCATGGTTGCCAGTGCCAAGGTTGGTGGGCGTCGCCTGATTGGTGTTATCAACGGATTCCGCGGCAAAGGGCACGATGCATTGGCGGGCGAAATGAAAAAGTTGTTGGAATTTGGATTTGCGAATACAGTCAGCAAGGTATTCTATCAACCTGATGATGTAGTCACAGAAATTCCAGTTTGGTACGGTCGCAAAAAAACGGTAGAGGCAACCGTAGCAAAACCGTTTGCAATAACAGTAGATAAAGAAGTCGGGATTAAGAATGTTCGCGTCCTGGCGCGTTTTAACGAGCCAGTGACCGCCCCAATACAGGCAGGCGATGAAATTGGACAACTGATTGCCGAACAAAATGGACGCGTTATCGCCAGTGCGCCATTGGTTGCAAAAGATAAAGTCAGCAAGACACAATTCTTGGGGCGCGCGTTCAAAAATATCAAGGTAATATTTGGATGGGAATAAGATATGGCACCACGAAAAAAACCGGTAAATGAATATAACTTTCCACATCCGATGGATAACGAACACTTGGTCGGGCATGCGGATACACTGCGCAGTTTTATGAATGCGTGGGAACAACGCGACACACATCCAATTCATCCGGTATGGATGCTGACCGGACCGATGGGTATCGGCAAGGCAACATTGGCATACAAAATCGCAAAAATGGTTTATGGGAATGTTGGGGATTTCTTTATCGTGGATATCGACCGAAATATCGACAAAGACGGCAAACCCAAACCAGACGGCAAGGTGATTTCGGTCTATACCGTACGCGCAATGATTGACAAGATGCAGATGTCGTCTATGTCGGGGGATTGGCGCGTGATTTTGATTGACTCGGTCGATCAATTAAACACCGCGGCATCAAATGCGATATTAAAATTACTGGAAGAGCCACCCGCCAAGACATTGTTTTTGTTGGTGGTGCATCAATTGGCAAATGTGTTGCCGACGGTGCGTTCGCGTGCACGTGTTGAAAAGATGCGACCACTGACCATTTCACAGTTGCGTGAATTGTGTGTAAAGTTTATTCCAGATGATGAAATCAGCACAGAAACACTGAAACTGAGCAACGGCAGTTTTGGAAAGATTGCAAACTTGAAAAAATCAGGCGGGGATGTAATCTATGCGGAACTGATTGAAAAACTGGGCGACAAACGCACGACCAGTTCAGATATTATGGCAATATCACGAAAAATTGCGCCATATCCAGAACTGCATGGAATTTTGTTGGATGCAATTGCATACTTTGGATTGGCAGAGATGTATCCGGTGGCCACACGCGCAATCGCAGATGTCAAGAACGTATATCTGGAACCTGAGGTTGCGATATTTAAAATCATAATGGAAATTAGAAAATGTTTATAGATACACATTGTCATCTGACGGATAAATATGCGGACGGTACAGATGGCGTTATTGCACATGCAATGGATAATGGCGTTGGTGTGATGATTTGTCCCACCGCAGATCCGACCGATATTCCGGCGGCATTAAAACTGGCCGAAACGTACGATAATATATTTTGCACAATTGGAATACATCCAGAATACGCAGATGTGGATGCAACAAAATACCTGACGGATTCTGTTATGACCCATTCGCGTGTTGTTGGCGTTGGTGAAATCGGATTGGACTATCACTATAATTCAGACAATCGCAATCAACAAATTAAATTGTTTGAACAGCAGTTGGAAATTGCAAAAAAATACGCCCTGCCCGTGGCGATACATACGCGCGAAGCCGAAGAAGACACAGCCGCAATTTTAACGGGCGATGTAGGTGGCGTTATGCACTGCTTTACCAGTTCGTGGGATTTGGCGAAAAAGATGCTGGACCGTGGTTTTATGTTTTCCGCCAGTGGAATTTTGACATTCAAAAATGCAGACGAAATTCGCGAAACTTTTTCGAAAATTCCAATTGACCGAATTGTTATTGAAACAGATGCGCCATACTGCGCGCCTGTGCCATATCGCGGCAAGGTTTGCGAACCTGCGATGGTAATCGAGACGGCGCGGGTTTTGTCCCAGATACACGGCATATCAATGGACGAATTGGAAACAACATTGGTGGACAATGTAAAAAAATTATATCCAAAAATTCAAATATAATATACGAATAAAAAAATCCCCGGATGGGGGATTTTTTATTTCTTGCGATAGGTTGCAACCTCGACAAACATGATGTGAACCTGGCGTTCCACGTCACGTCTTTTCTGTTGGGCGGCTATGCGTTCACGCTTTTTGCGATCGGCGACCGTTTTTTGGGTTCGTGGTTGCGCATTCATACGACGTTCAGCCTGGTACAATTCCAGACCACGGATGTATGAATTATTTTCATACAGGGCATCTTTTAGTATTTTTTGTGCACGATTTTTAGAACGTTTTGGGCCATTCTGGCAATATTCCGACAGATAAACAGCAATACGATTTACAAGCGCTTTGATAAATTGCAGGTTCGTCGAATTGGAATCATGTGAATCCAACAGGCGAATATATAACTTAGTTTGTTTGATGATGAATTTTTCTTTGTCTTCGTTCCATGGGTGTAACGTTTGCCATGCCAATTTCTTGGCCTCGATGGTTGGCAAATTACTGTCGCGTTTGCCCAGACCGAATTCCTTATAAAACTCTTCGGATATCCATGC contains:
- a CDS encoding TatD family deoxyribonuclease, coding for MFIDTHCHLTDKYADGTDGVIAHAMDNGVGVMICPTADPTDIPAALKLAETYDNIFCTIGIHPEYADVDATKYLTDSVMTHSRVVGVGEIGLDYHYNSDNRNQQIKLFEQQLEIAKKYALPVAIHTREAEEDTAAILTGDVGGVMHCFTSSWDLAKKMLDRGFMFSASGILTFKNADEIRETFSKIPIDRIVIETDAPYCAPVPYRGKVCEPAMVIETARVLSQIHGISMDELETTLVDNVKKLYPKIQI
- a CDS encoding AAA family ATPase encodes the protein MAPRKKPVNEYNFPHPMDNEHLVGHADTLRSFMNAWEQRDTHPIHPVWMLTGPMGIGKATLAYKIAKMVYGNVGDFFIVDIDRNIDKDGKPKPDGKVISVYTVRAMIDKMQMSSMSGDWRVILIDSVDQLNTAASNAILKLLEEPPAKTLFLLVVHQLANVLPTVRSRARVEKMRPLTISQLRELCVKFIPDDEISTETLKLSNGSFGKIANLKKSGGDVIYAELIEKLGDKRTTSSDIMAISRKIAPYPELHGILLDAIAYFGLAEMYPVATRAIADVKNVYLEPEVAIFKIIMEIRKCL
- a CDS encoding D-alanyl-D-alanine carboxypeptidase; its protein translation is MKKKLFALFLILIMGAANAAEFKTKAKSAFLIDYDSGVEIVAKNADTLMPPSSMIKLMTLAVLFDELKAGNITMDTRFPVGENADYNRPEWYPASKICLVAGQTISVRDLVLGLIVLSGGDASVVVAEQLAGSEMAFTAKMTEKARSIGMEQSTFGNASGLPDPNNLMTSRELAILAEHLISDYPDIYPMFATKRFEFKEHKTDWCREWGRTHTLNYNKLLFNMRGADGMKTGHTSDGGYGMVASAKVGGRRLIGVINGFRGKGHDALAGEMKKLLEFGFANTVSKVFYQPDDVVTEIPVWYGRKKTVEATVAKPFAITVDKEVGIKNVRVLARFNEPVTAPIQAGDEIGQLIAEQNGRVIASAPLVAKDKVSKTQFLGRAFKNIKVIFGWE